CGGCCTATGGTTCATCTATTTCATTTTACAGAGACTGAGCTTTCAGAAGTTGTAAAGGAACTCAAATCTATTAATATTAAGAAAGCAGCTGGCCCGTGTGAATTAAACCCGTATTTTGTCAAAATTTGTGCAGAGATCATTGCTGCCCCTCACtcatattttaaatattttattggCGAGTAACACCATTCCAAAAGTCTGGAAAGCAGCCTATGTCACGCCTTTACATAAAGGTGGAGATCCAGTTGGATAACAATCGTCCCATATCTAAACTGTCTGCTTTGGCAAAAGTTTTAGAAAACCTTGTGAACTCACAGTTGAAAGACTTTCTTCATAATTACTCAGTTTTATCTCAATTTCCTTCGCCTCCAACCCGTTTCCATGTgtggaacggatgtgggtggggctaggtctacataagggtgctaattttttaaaaatcacaaaagctctgacaaaggccgtgaggccgatacataagcttattaaagatcagtgatactatcaagagcagtgtgcggtttcctttttcattcatcttgttcaactgttgccatgcacctgcaaaaggtttgctcagatgtgcgagtgccttttgaattttgagAGCCAAGCACAGTACAATTACTGCTGTTAGTAAGGTTGTAGGTGATATTCTAGATGCTCAGGACATCACTTTTTATTAACTTATCGAAGGCCTTCGACACTGTTGCCATGCCCAGCTGTTGAAGACTAAAAAAGGTTGGTTTAAGTGTTGATGCATTGGATTGGTTCCAAAACTACctttctgacagaacacagtgtgtaGCTCAGGAGGGTATGAAATCTGAGTTTCAAAGGCAGCTTTTCCAATTGAAACTTGTGCTCAATGAAAGGAAAACAAAGTTTATGGTTTTCTCTTTCCTTAAAGGAAACAGATGGACTCACTTGCAAATTCGAACTATAACAGGCCAGCAAATTGATAGGTTTTCCTCCTATAAGTATCTTGGGATGTGGTTAGATGAGAGTTTGAATTTTAAACAGCACATTGATAACTTGACTATGAAACTGAAGTTGAAAATGAGTTTCTTATTTCATGAACAAATCTGGCTTTTCAATGTAAGTCAGAAAATAACTTGTTCAAAgcacttttaaaaaaaaatcagtgCTGGATTATGGTGATATTGTCTATATGAAGGCCTCAGCAAGTACCTTAAACTCTGGACACAGTTAATCATGGTGCTTTAAGATATATTACAAATGCAAGTTCACTTACCCATCACTGTGATTTGTATGCTATGGTGCAATgaacctctctctccaccaggagGCTAAAGCACTCCTACACTTTTGTCAACAAAGCATTGATGGGACAACTCCCGTTGTATCTCTGTTCTTTACTGACCAGATCAGTCACTCAATATATTCTTTGTTCACAGTTGCCTTATGTTCCTAAGGCTAGAACTGAGATGGGACCATCTTTTTCCCATAATGCCCTGTCATCCTGGAACATGCTTCAGAAGGTTGTAAAGTAAGGGGAGTTAGTGTCCTTGCCTGTTTTTAAGACTCTGATCGACAACACCGTTTGTGATAACTGCAGTTGTTTCTAATCTTCAATTGTATCTTTAACTTGTGACACTTTGTGTTTTGTGTATACTCTGTATTCTGTAATGTTTTATGGACACGCTGCCATTTCCCGGTTTTGCTTTCTTGCCAGGTCGTCCTCGCAAAAGAGGTTTTTAACCTCAAATGGgttttacctggttaaataaaaggttcaataaattaaataaaacatttgcaCTCCCTATAACCCTTCATTGTAGCCCTGTAAATCAACTACAGAATAAGACAGCATTCGTCAGAGAGGCACACTGACCAGTTGGGAACTGTGACAAAGCAAATCTAGTGAGCAGGATTCCAGCTCCCTCTATCAATGCCAGTAGTATACCTCCCATTGCAGCAGAGCCTACCATGGCCACTGGTCCATCTGAGGACAAACAATAAAGGAATCAGTACAACATAGACTAGCAATTAGTCTTtacagtaaataaaataaaataactacATTTACATTGAACAAACACTGGGTCTACGTGAATGCCCTGAATTTACAAGCCCATGTTGTATGTTAAGCATGCGgaaatacattaagtgtgttcaaCAAGGAACCAATGGTGAACTTTGTGCAAAAGTTATTGTAAGATAGCTGTATAAGGGCAATTTTGTTTGTATGAGTATGTGTGTGAAAGTGTGACAGAAAAACAGCGCGAGGGCCCCTTCTTCACAGCAATGCCTGTCTTAAAAATGGGAATTATTAAACTATCACTCACTTCTTGCTGCAAGGATGGCTCCAGTCATGGCCCCGCTTGTGATGGAGTTCCAGGGGTCCTCTTTCCCCCGTACCTTTACCAACCCACAGTCAATCATGGAGAAGAGGCCTCCCCATACTGCAAAGCTACCTACAATACAACATAACATAATTCACGCGGTTTCAGACAGAGCAAGGAACAATGACTTGCAGTCTGAGAACAAAAGAGCCAAATAAGCTTGAACTTGACGTGTACTTACCCCCCAACTGTGGGGCTCTGGTCTTGATGGCTGTCATGCTACCTTTCAATCTGTGGCTCATCCCCTGAGAACAAAAAGAAGATGGCATCAAAACTCCTCATTCTTCACACCTCACTATGCCCAACCCATTCAGCACAGTACAAAATTCAGTCAAACAGTTCTCTAATTGACTTAACTGTTCCTTCATATCCCATAGGCTAGCTAAATATAAAAcacaaaatgcaacaatttcattttttttatagagttacagttcatataaggaaatcagtcaatttaaataaattcattaggccctaatatatggagttcacatgactgggaatacagatatgcatctgttggtcacagatatcttaaaaaaggtaggggcgtgggtcagaaaactagtcagtatctggtgtgaccaccatttgcctcatgcatgggcgacatctccttcgcataggcctgtagaatgttgtcccactccgcttcaatggctgtgcgatgttgttggatattggcaggaactggaacacactgtcgtacacgtcgatccagagcatgtTCATGttcaaacatgctcaatttgtGACATTTCTGGTGAGTATACATGCTGTCATGTAAACATCTTCCTAGCGTGAATTAGTTTCCAACCGTTCTGATTGTGACGGCATGCTTTGAAATTTCTCCCAGTATGAAAAAGATCCCAGTTCAATAAATGCATGCCATcgctttatgtggatggctgagcacATGCAGATGTTTCTCTCACACCCTCCCTCAAACGCGAAAATCTTGTGTGTGAAGCAAATCCGCGTGCCCACATCTGCCAATCAATGGTGGCCAGGAGTATTGACTTTGACCAATCACAAGCTTGTTGAGGTGTGAGGTCAGCATGTAAATACACGGAATCGCATGTCAAAGTGCTGAGGGTTATGTGAGGAGAGATTTTTTGCCATTGCAAAGACTTGGGCGACTACGTTTTCGATTGACAGTGCATAcatttcttacatttacattttacatttaagtcatttagcgacttacaaattggtgcattcaccttatgacatccagtggaacagtagtgcatctaaatcttttaagggggggtgagagggattactttatcctatcctaggtattccttaaagaggtggggtttcaggtgtctccggaaggtggtgattgactccgctgtcctggcgtcgtgagggagtttgttccaccattggggggccagagcagcgaacagttttgactgggctgagcgggaactgtacttcctcagtggtaggaaggcgagcaggccagaggtggatgaacgcagtgcccttgtttgggtgtagggcctgatcagagcctggaggtactgaggtgccgttcc
This genomic window from Oncorhynchus nerka isolate Pitt River linkage group LG2, Oner_Uvic_2.0, whole genome shotgun sequence contains:
- the LOC115136070 gene encoding mitochondrial import inner membrane translocase subunit Tim17-A, encoding MEEYAREPCPWRIVDDCGGAFTMGAIGGGIFQAVKGFRNSPAGMSHRLKGSMTAIKTRAPQLGGSFAVWGGLFSMIDCGLVKVRGKEDPWNSITSGAMTGAILAARNGPVAMVGSAAMGGILLALIEGAGILLTRFALSQFPTGPQFAEEPAPMPAPSYGGDYRQYQ